One Pseudomonas entomophila genomic window carries:
- the mazG gene encoding nucleoside triphosphate pyrophosphohydrolase, whose translation MTYTLEDLLHLMARLRDPQHGCPWDLKQDYASIVQHTIEEAYEVADTIERGDFEHLQGELGDLLFQVVYYSQLAREEGRFEFTGVVDAITRKLIRRHPHVFPTGDLYAPLDTPALSEAQVKSRWEEIKAEERAEKSEPEQLSLLDDVPAALPALSRAAKLQKRAATVGFDWPEALPVLDKVREELDEVLQAMADGDSDALEDELGDLLFATVNLARHLKHDPENALRRANRKFERRLRFIEQALREQGLSIQDRTLDELDALWGEAKRQEKNLPSCG comes from the coding sequence ATGACCTACACCCTTGAAGACCTGCTGCACCTCATGGCCCGCCTGCGCGACCCGCAGCACGGCTGCCCATGGGACTTGAAGCAGGACTACGCCAGCATCGTCCAGCACACTATCGAAGAAGCCTACGAAGTTGCCGACACCATCGAACGCGGCGATTTCGAGCATTTGCAGGGTGAGCTGGGCGACTTGCTGTTTCAGGTGGTCTACTACAGCCAGCTGGCCCGGGAAGAGGGGCGTTTCGAGTTCACCGGCGTGGTCGATGCGATCACCCGCAAGCTGATCCGCCGCCACCCCCATGTCTTCCCCACGGGCGATCTCTACGCGCCCCTGGACACCCCCGCGCTGAGCGAGGCCCAGGTCAAGTCGCGCTGGGAAGAAATCAAGGCCGAGGAGCGCGCCGAGAAGAGCGAACCCGAGCAGTTGTCGCTGCTCGATGATGTTCCCGCCGCGCTGCCGGCCCTGTCTCGCGCCGCCAAGTTGCAGAAGCGCGCGGCCACGGTCGGTTTCGACTGGCCCGAGGCGCTGCCGGTGCTGGACAAGGTGCGTGAAGAACTTGATGAAGTCTTGCAAGCCATGGCCGATGGCGACAGCGACGCGCTGGAGGACGAGCTGGGCGACCTGCTGTTCGCCACCGTCAACCTCGCCCGGCACCTCAAGCACGACCCGGAAAACGCCCTGCGTCGAGCCAATCGCAAGTTCGAGCGGCGTTTGCGTTTTATCGAACAGGCATTGCGCGAGCAGGGCCTGTCCATCCAAGATCGTACCCTCGACGAGCTGGACGCCCTCTGGGGCGAGGCCAAGCGTCAGGAAAAGAACCTGCCCAGCTGCGGCTGA
- a CDS encoding DUF2058 domain-containing protein, with the protein MSLSLRDQLLKAGLVNQKQVSQTNKAEKKQKRLEHKGQVEVDDSQQRLAKEAMAEKAKKDQELNRQVQEKAEQKARAAQIKQLIEATRLPKLTTEDYYNFVDDKKVKRIAVNALMRSKLSNGALAIVAHGGGYEVIPREAAVKIQERDPNRILLLNTHVEEADEDDPYAAYKIPDDLMW; encoded by the coding sequence ATGAGCCTTTCCCTTCGCGACCAATTGCTCAAAGCCGGTCTGGTCAACCAGAAACAGGTTTCTCAGACCAACAAGGCTGAGAAGAAACAGAAACGCCTGGAGCACAAAGGCCAGGTCGAGGTGGACGACAGCCAGCAGCGCTTGGCCAAGGAAGCCATGGCCGAGAAAGCTAAAAAGGATCAGGAATTGAACCGCCAGGTCCAGGAAAAGGCCGAGCAGAAGGCCCGTGCCGCGCAGATCAAGCAATTGATCGAAGCGACCCGCCTGCCCAAGCTGACCACCGAGGACTACTACAACTTCGTCGATGACAAGAAGGTCAAGCGCATCGCCGTCAACGCCCTGATGCGCAGCAAGCTGAGCAATGGCGCGCTGGCGATCGTCGCCCATGGCGGCGGCTACGAGGTGATTCCGCGCGAGGCGGCGGTGAAGATCCAGGAGCGCGACCCTAACCGCATCCTGCTGCTCAACACCCACGTTGAGGAAGCGGACGAAGATGATCCGTACGCCGCCTACAAGATCCCTGACGATCTGATGTGGTAA
- a CDS encoding DUF3108 domain-containing protein, with translation MRRALLLALAVLALPLQAADLKPFAASYTADWKQLPMSGTAERSLVKNANGTWDLNFKASMMIASLTEQSTLKLDNDTLLPQKYHFERGGLGKAKKVDLSFDWTGKKVTGSDRGDAISLPLNRGVLDKSSYQLALQHDVAAGKKSMTYQVVDGDEIDTYDFRVLGSEKVATKAGQVEAIKVERVRDPSQSKRITELWFAKDWDYLLVQLRQVETDGKEYVIVLQDGTVDGKAVKGN, from the coding sequence ATGCGTCGCGCCCTGCTCTTGGCTCTCGCCGTGCTTGCCCTGCCGCTCCAGGCAGCTGACCTGAAGCCGTTCGCGGCCAGCTACACCGCCGACTGGAAGCAACTGCCCATGAGCGGTACCGCCGAACGCAGCCTGGTCAAGAACGCCAACGGTACATGGGACCTGAACTTCAAGGCCTCCATGATGATTGCCAGCCTGACCGAGCAAAGCACGCTGAAGCTCGACAACGACACCCTGCTGCCGCAGAAGTATCACTTCGAGCGCGGTGGCCTGGGCAAGGCGAAGAAAGTCGACCTGAGCTTTGACTGGACCGGCAAGAAAGTCACCGGCAGCGACCGCGGCGATGCCATCAGCCTGCCGCTCAACCGTGGCGTGCTGGACAAGTCGTCGTATCAACTGGCCCTGCAGCACGATGTAGCAGCGGGCAAGAAGAGCATGACCTATCAGGTGGTCGACGGTGACGAGATCGACACCTATGACTTCCGCGTCCTGGGCAGCGAAAAAGTCGCCACCAAGGCTGGCCAGGTCGAGGCGATCAAGGTCGAGCGCGTGCGCGACCCGAGCCAGAGCAAGCGCATCACCGAGCTGTGGTTCGCCAAGGACTGGGACTACCTGCTGGTGCAACTGCGCCAGGTCGAGACCGATGGCAAGGAGTACGTGATCGTGCTGCAGGATGGCACGGTCGATGGCAAGGCGGTCAAGGGCAACTGA